Proteins encoded together in one Leishmania infantum JPCM5 genome chromosome 4 window:
- a CDS encoding putative proton motive ATPase yields MSSNSAAASPVDGSVGAPESWLPLNSVRAPPRALDSTAVYEARQRFGMNEVRLTVAPLHRIVVGALLSPSTALVAAGAFVYEVVGGSHCLWFTLAWLVVMRVAVLVTTALVDRARVRRLQRCLLPGRAVAYREETWAMVGSAQLVPGDLVQLVAGSVVFADCSLYSGSVLIDMSDVTGRTRTEAVTAGQLLIAGTKVVDGAADAVVRYTGPETFVGQTIELVERLPHGFEERQRLSRAYAGTYFLVAAVAVTAEVVLFGVLSGWDGYSVWKVARETTLLALLCTPLDFDLAVYVAVSRGASAAMQRSQAVLLRLRALLSLASVDMLLVDKTGTLSSGHCTLAAHHRAYLAGYPSRAAVVQLMALACRWRQPSLHATKRAVLRSADLDACDEYTQLDYVEHEGEHRSSALLRRRDGTLLRVTEGRLRSVLALVQHPESAAACVEAQRLVFAWSQSGLRCVAVAVAEGDDPWRLAGLLTFADPLRSDAAPLVSDCSRLGVAVTLISGDEHRAVAAAAEAVQLKSEVMCGRDVPPLRLWEAEHRSPASAISVTVDLSAAANSASEYAACRAYAEMQPRQKAALVRALQQSGRVVAVLGDGVNDAAAARLSDVGIALLSAEQGQAAARGALWGADIALTSDHLGAVVELLVVSRELFGTIYSVFFWVTAAALQLSVLGAALAVAVPRRCAGESSNEVGLGLPPSGLHVLTLAYINGLTLMWVSTEAGDDTYWTAAPCSLSYRVALLQASTMAFIGLVGGVALGIAGGLACDGRGWWPLVSPSMLPVITEEHLGGILTFYILYLNLFLTMSCASPVRAGWRFWRRSRLRVVLALAVVYGLYMTWAIDARPIFAACLCVYCGAVAVLQDMGKLTVHGICYCLGFRTYRACVDGMHGLQPHGRVDADEDAAAARPRRTTSTPSHDAAARRSSVPSSLNAVVGCIASLDVKLLCRARPTPMAPAE; encoded by the coding sequence ATGAGCTCTAACTCGGCTGCCGCGTCACCGGTAGACGGCAGCGTTGGCGCTCCGGAGTCGTGGCTCCCACTGAACAGTGtgcgtgcaccgccgcgcgcgctcgaCTCGACCGCCGTCTACGAAGCCCGCCAGCGGTTCGGCATGAACGAGGTGCGACTGACGGTGGCACCGCTCCATCGCATTGTTGTAGGCGCGTTGCTTTCTCCCAGCACggccctcgtcgctgctgggGCGTTCGTCTACGAGGTcgtcggcggcagccactGCCTGTGGTTTACCCTGGCGTGGCTCGTGGTGATGCGAGTCGCGGTGCTggtgacgacggcgctggtggaCCGCGCACGGGTGCGGCGCCTCCAGCGGTGCCTCTTACCGGGTCGCGCGGTTGCCTACCGAGAGGAGACATGGGCAATGGTGGGGTCAGCGCAGCTGGTCCCTGGTGACCTTGTCCAGCTTGTTGCAGGGTCCGTGGTGTTCGCTGACTGCTCTCTCTACAGCGGGTCCGTGCTGATCGATATGTCAGACGTAACGGGGCGCACCCGCACTGAGGCTGTCACCGCGGGCCAGCTCCTGATCGCCGGCACCAAGGTGGTGGACGGGGCTGCAGATGCTGTGGTGCGCTACACAGGGCCAGAAACGTTCGTGGGTCAGACCATCGAGCTCGTAGAGCGCCTGCCGCACGGCTttgaggagcggcagcggctcagCCGAGCCTACGCCGGCACATACTTCCTTGTAGCTGCCGTAGCGGTGACGGCAGAGGTGGTGCTGTTCGGGGTTCTCAGTGGGTGGGACGGCTACTCAGTGTGGAAGGTGGCACGGGAGACGAcgctgcttgcgctgctgtgcactcCGCTTGACTTTGATCTCGCCGTGTATGTGGCAGTGTCGCGAGGTGCGTCGGCGGCCATGCAGCGTTCTCAGGCCGTCCTCTTGCGCCTCCGCGCCCTCCTCTCACTTGCATCGGTTGACATGCTGCTGGTGGACAAGACAGGCACCCTGTCCTCTGGTCACTGCACCCTCGCGGCACATCATCGCGCCTACTTAGCAGGGTACCCGTCGCGTGCAGCCGTGGTACAGCTGAtggcgctggcgtgccggtggcggcagccaaGTCTGCACGCGACGAAGCGggctgtgctgcgcagcgcggacCTGGACGCCTGTGACGAGTACACGCAGCTGGACTACGTAGAGCACGAGGGAGAGCATCGCAGCTCCgccctgctgcgccggcgtgacGGGACGCTTCTTCGAGTCACCGAAGGGCGGCTTCGCTCCGTCTTGGCGCTCGTCCAGCATCCAGAGTCTGCCGCCGCATGCGTTGAGGCGCAGCGTCTGGTGTTTGCCTGGAGCCAAAGCGGTCTGCGatgtgtggcggtggccgttGCCGAGGGCGATGACCCTTGGCGGTTAGCAGGACTTCTGACGTTCGCTGACCCActgcgcagcgacgcggccCCGTTGGTCTCGGATTGTAGTCGACTTGGTGTTGCCGTGACGCTGATCTCCGGCGATGAGCACCgggctgtcgccgccgcggccgaggcggtgcagctaAAATCCGAGGTGATGTGCGGGCGCGACGTGCCACCTCTGAGGTTGTGGGAAGCAGAGCACCGCTCTCCAGCGTCTGCGATTAGTGTGACAGTCGACctgagcgccgctgcgaacTCTGCGAGCGAGTacgccgcctgccgcgcgTATGCAGAGATGCAGCCTCGCCAGAAGGCAGcgctcgtgcgtgcgcttcagCAGTCAGGCCGCGTCGTAGCTGTGCTGGGCGACGGGGTGaacgacgccgcagcggcgcgccttTCGGATGTCGGCATTGCGCTTCTTTCGGCCGAGCAGGGCCAAGCCGCGGCACGGGGAGCGCTGTGGGGTGCGGACATCGCCCTCACCTCCGATCACCTCGGCGCCGTGGTGGAACTGCTTGTCGTCAGCCGCGAACTCTTCGGCACCATCTACTCCGTTTTCTTTTGGGtaacagcggcggcactgcagctgtCGGTGCTCGGTGCCGccttggcggtggcggttccgcggcgctgcgccggcgaaTCCTCGAACGAGGTCGGACTAGGGCTTCCACCGAGTGGCCTTCACGTATTGACACTGGCCTACATCAACGGACTGACGCTGATGTGGGTGTCTACAGAGGCTGGCGACGACACTTACTGGACCGCGGCACCCTGCTCTCTCAGCTAccgcgtggcgctgctgcaggcgtcCACGATGGCTTTTATCGGtctcgtcggcggcgtcgccctcGGCATTGCTGGCGGCCTTGCCTGTGACGGACGTGGCTGGTGGCCACTTGTCTCACCCAGCATGCTGCCGGTCATCACTGAGGAGCACCTGGGCGGCATTCTCACGTTCTACATCCTCTACCTGAACCTATTCCTGACGATGAGCTGCGCCTCGCCGGTGCGGGCGGGGTGGCGCTTCTGGCGACGCTCGCGCCTGCGCGTTGTActcgccctcgccgtggTGTACGGGCTGTACATGACCTGGGCCATCGACGCACGCCCCATCTTTGCCGCTTGCCTGTGCGTCTACTGTGGTGCCGTCGCAGTTCTGCAGGACATGGGGAAGCTCACGGTGCATGGCATCTGCTACTGCCTCGGCTTTCGCACGTACCGCGCATGTGTGGACGGCATGCACGGCCTCCAGCCGCACGGCCGCGTCGATgcggacgaggacgctgcggcggcgcggccacGCAGGACAACAAGCACGCCATCTCatgacgccgctgctcgccgcaGTTCCGTGCCATCCTCTCTGAATGCAGTGGTGGGCTGCATTGCCAGCCTCGATGTGAAGCTGCTCTGCCGTGCCCGACCGACGCCAATGGCCCCAGCAGAGTAA
- a CDS encoding putative cytochrome c oxidase assembly factor, whose protein sequence is MHRSLLRCAVRGESMMESYRSDALLRLRCHFGAMRRGSPMGSAATEAAALVNITITPLTCSRRAFRQQGAANPNNPDATEAAELEKDWQALKTYGMIGGFALLCIATLWYGSRQAKKRYFGAEGSARVSVETRGRPALGGPFVLVNTKGEPVSQAEFLGSWAFFYFGFTHCPEICPVELNRMSHVVDAVRAARPQERIAPLFVSCDPRRDSLEAIDEYLSVFHPDFIGLVGTPKQVNDACRSYRIYYSIPTEEDAEQEDYLIDHSIAIFLFDPQGRFVDFFGNRYDEREITEKVLHYMSEYAKDPTWTNW, encoded by the coding sequence ATGCATCGCTCACTTCTGCGGTGTGCCGTCCGTGGGGAGTCGATGATGGAGTCGTATCGCTCTGACGCTCTACTGCGCCTTCGATGCCATTTTGGTGCCATGCGACGCGGCTCTCCGATGGGTTCGGCCGCCACCGAAGCTGCCGCCCTTGTGAACATCACGATAACGCCGCTTACGTGCAGCCGTCGCGCTTTCCGCCAGCAGGGCGCAGCCAACCCAAACAACCCCGACGCgaccgaggcggcggagctcgAGAAAGACTGGCAGGCGTTGAAGACGTACGGCATGATAGGAGGCTTTGCTCTTCTCTGCATCGCGACGCTGTGGTACGGAAGCCGCCAAGCCAAGAAGCGCTACTTCGGTGCGGAGGGCAGCGCGCGGGTCAGCGTCGAAACGCGTGGCCGCCCCGCGCTCGGTGGGCCGTTTGTGCTGGTGAACACGAAGGGTGAGCCAGTGTCGCAGGCGGAATTCCTCGGCTCATGGGCCTTCTTTTACTTCGGCTTCACTCACTGCCCGGAGATCTGCCCGGTCGAGCTGAACCGCATGTCGCACGTCGTCGACGCTGTCCGCGCTGCCCGCCCGCAGGAGCGCATTGCGCCGTTGTTTGTCTCGTGCGACCCGCGCCGTGACTCGCTCGAGGCCATCGACGAGTACCTCTCCGTGTTCCACCCCGACTTCATTGGGCTCGTTGGCACGCCGAAGCAGGTGAACGACGCATGCCGCTCGTACCGCATCTACTACTCCATCCCCACCGAAGAGGACGCCGAGCAGGAGGACTACCTGATCGACCACAGCATTGCCATCTTCCTCTTCGACCCACAGGGCCGCTTCGTCGACTTCTTCGGAAACCGCTACGACGAGCGCGAGATTacggagaaggtgctgcaCTACATGTCCGAGTACGCCAAGGATCCGACGTGGACAAACTGGTAA